The Streptococcus sanguinis genomic sequence AAAGTCACATAAGGATTATCCCAGTCACCAGAAACACCCAAACGCTTGAAGTCTTCTTTTTGCTTTTCGACTTGGCTAAGCGCATAGTCCCGACACATGTTGAGGTACTCAACCAAGTCCAGTTCTTTACGCTTAACGCCTTGCTTTGCCAATACTTGCTCAATCGGAAGACCATGCGTATCCCAACCTGGAATGTAAGGTGCATAATAGCCAGCCATAGACTTCGAGCGAACAATGATATCTTTGGAAATCTTATTCATAGCATGCCCGACATGAATGTTGCCGTTAGCATAAGGAGGGCCATCATGCAGGATAAAGTGCGGCTTGCCTTCATTCAGTTCCTGACGGCGTTGGTATAGCTTAGCTTCATCCCATTCCTTCTGCCAAATTGGCTCTTTATTTGGAAGACCAGCCCGCATAGGAAAAGCAGTTTTCCCAAGATTAAGTGTTTCTTTCAGTTTCATTGTATTCCTCTTTATTTTTAAAATTACAAATTAAAAACCGCAAACTTCTCCAAAAAGGACGAAAATTCGCGGTACCACCTTTGTTTAGGCAAGACAATAGCATAATGCTCCTCTTACCCCTCTTTGTCCGTAACGTGGACTGCCGTCTCATCCTACTGATTTCAGACGAAAGTTCTGTAAAATGATAACCCAAGCAAGATGGACTGCAGATCTCTCACCATCATCTGCTCGCTTAAAGTATTTTTGCTTGGCCTGTGTTTTTACAATCTTAGCTTCTTTAAAAATTATAAAATATTTACTGGAACTTTTTGTTCCCCATTTGTATCATCATCGTGATGGTCAGCTTCTGAGTTTTCCTCAGCTGCGTGAGCTTCTATATCTTCATCGCTGAGCGGAGAAAAAGCTTGTGTCGCAGCTAATTCACGGTTAGCAGCTTCAATGCGCTCTTGCAACTCAGCCATTTCTTCTGGAGAAAATTGACGTGTAACATCCACTTCTTCCTCGCGGACAACTGCTTCTTCTCCCAGGACCTCCGATACAACCTCCTTGAAGGCCTCATCGCTGGTTTGCAGATAAGTAGCTGTCGGACGAAGGATTTCTTCCCATTCAGACGAATCCACAATGCTGAGTTGGCTCTCAATGGTTGACTTCAAACGTTGATGGAAGACACGTGTTTTGTTTTTCAGTTCTTCTGTTTCAATGGCTACTTTCTTAGCATTGTCAGCTGCCTGACGCAAAATTTCATCAGCCTTGTACTTAGCTCCATCCAACAAATGCTGCGCATCCTGCTCTGCCTGACGGACAATATTCGTAGACCGCTCGTTAGCAGCCACTTTAACGCGCTCAGCCGTATCCTGAGCAATCAAGACAGACTGGCTGAGAGAGTCTTTCATCTCATCAAAATATGTCAGACGTTCTTCCAGATTACGAATTTTTGCTTCTTTTTCGTGATTTTCACGAACCAAGTCCTCATAATCACGGACAACGATGTCCAGGAATTCATCTACCTCTTCAACATCATAGCCTCTAAACTTGGTTCCAAAGGATTTATCTTTAATTTCTAATGCTGTAAGTGTCATAGTTCCTCCTCATTTACTAGCTAATAATTCAACGGTTAACTTATGTTTTCCATTCTTGGAAAGGCCATTTTCTCTTAAAACCTTAAATCTTCCAAATCGTCTAACGCTAATTAAGTCTTCAAGCCCGACCTGCTGGCTGGGATTGTCATTAACAGCGTAGTTCATTTTCACATGCTTACCAGAAATCAGCTGAGCGGCCTGGCTCCTTGATAACTTAAAGGTACTGGCTACCAACTTGTCCAAGCGAAGACTAGATGCCAAAATTTCTCTGGTGACAGCCTGCTTCTGCTCTTTCAGCAGCTCCGCAAAGGAAACTTCCTTTAGTTTGACAGGCATCTTTGCAATTTTAGAGACATGATCAATAAAATACTGGGCCAGTCTCTTATCTACAAAGAGCTGAGCACGGTCTCCAACTACAAGAATATCGCCAAAGGTCCGTCTTTCAATCCCTAATTGATTGAGCAAGGTCCCCATAATCTGCGAATGACTGATTTTATAAAATTTGCTTGCATAGGAAATTTCCAGCAAGCTCAATTCAAAATCATCCATATTCAGTTGGTAATAAGAAGGCGCCACAAGAACTCTTGCCAGTTCACTTGGAAAAAAATCCGTACTAGCAAAGACTTGCACATCATATTGCTTGCCAATATTCTTCAGGATTAAGACCTGATGGGGATTCAGAAAAGACGTTGTTTCAAAGGCATAGGTATCTTGAACCCGCTGAAGCAGCTCCAGACTCCTATCAATAAACTCTCGATCCTCATGCGAAAAATGTTGATATAAATCTTTCATCATAATAACATTAGTAAGACGCTTATTAAATAAAAGACCACACGATTTAAAAGGTTTAAAGCCAGAATTGCAACCCAAACGGTAAAGTCCAGCCCTGCAAACTGCAAGGGAAGACGGCGGAAAAGTTTTAAATACGGTTCTACAATTCGTGTTAGAAACTCTCCGAATTTGGTTTGATAGGCTCCTGGAAACCAAGATAGAAGTGCATAGACAATCAAGGCAATGCTATAAAGATCGAAAAGATTAGAGATGGCACGAATTACAAAATATAACATATCTCTTATCTACTGCGCTTCATATCAAAGTCGAATTCGCTGATTTCAACATCGTTTGGCAGGCGGATATCTTCCACATTTACCACTACATTAATCGGAGTCAGCAAATACATAGTGCTTGCAACTTTTTTCAAATTTCCAGCCAAGACATAACGCGCACCGTCTAGGTAGTCTAAACAGCGACGAGCCTGTACCTCAGTCATATACTGGAAGTCAATCAGGATGCTTTCATTGGCCAAAAGCAGGTCAACAATTTCAGTCGCTTCCTCATATCTCCTCGGATAACGAACATCAATCGTAATCTTCTCATCCGCATTTGCACGGTGCTGAGCCAATTCCTGCTGACGTGCATGCAGTCTGGTAATATTCTCTGTCGAAGATTTCTGTTGTGGCTGTGGTTTAGGCTGTGGCTTGGCCGCAGCAACCGGACGAGGAGCTGGCTTGCTCTCTCTGACTGGCTTAGACTGAACCAACTCAGGCTTCTGTTTGGCAGGTACTGCTGGTCTACTAACCGTCTTCTCCTGAAGCTCAGTCTCATCTCCATCTTCTGTAAAATAATCTATAAATTTATCAAATCTATCTTTTAATGACATATTTCTTTCCTATTTAAAAAATGCTGTACCAATTCTGACATAGGTCGAGCCATGGGCAATTGCTTCTGGATAATCACGGCTCATTCCCATGCTTAACTCAGAAAAGGGCATATTATTTAACTGTTTCTTTTTTAGTTCTTTTTGTAGTTGCTGAGCCTTTTCAAAAATTTGATTCAGCTCCTCATGACTAGCTTCAAACGGAGCCATAGTCATCAATCCCACAATTTGAATGTTTTCTAATTTTTCAAGCTCAGGCAGGACAAGTTCTAGATCTTCAACCAAAAAGCCATGCTTGCTCTCTTCTTTAGAAATATTCACCTGCAGGAAACATTTAATCACATGTTGGGCTCGTTTGTCAATCTCCTTGGCCAATTTCACAGAATCTAAAGCATGAAAGTAATCAACATAGTTAATCACATCCTTGACTTTTCTCCTCTGCAAACTGCCGATCAGGTGCCAGGTCAGATTCTCATCTTTCAGAGCACGGTACTTTTCTAGAAATTTATCTACCCGATTTTCTCCGATATGCTGAATACCTGTACGGACAAGCTCCTGAGTTGTTTCGCAGTCAACATATTTAGTGACTGCAATGATATTTACCGAATCATTCAAACGCTGGGCTTGCTCCGCCGCCTGAGCGACGGATTGAAAGACCAACTCTTTATTATTCTGCAAATTCATGATCTAGATTAACGATTTCTGAAGAATGGAGGTGTTTCCAACTCATCATCATCTTCATTAGTTTCTGCATAGCGCTCTACGCGGGCTGAGGAACTTGGTTCTGCCTGACGAACAATTGCTTCACGGCGAAGATCCCAATCACCAAAGGCTGAACCTTTAGGTGTATCCGTTCTTTGACGGCTTGGTGCAGGAATATCAACTGTTTCGGTCATATCAAAGTTTCGTTCAAACTGTCCTGAGCGAACTTCGCGATTTGGCTCAACTTGCTGCGGACGGCTTGGGCCAGTAGGCTGCTGTGTCTGACGAATACCGCTGACCTTTTCAACCTTGTCCTGACGTACACCAGTAGCCACAACAGTCACGCGGATTTCATCCTTCATGGACTCATCAATCGCAGTACCGAGCCAGATGTTCACACCATGACCTGCTGCTTGGTTGACAATTTCTGAAGCTTCTTCAGCTTCAATCAAAGTCATATCTAAGCCACCAGTAACATTGACAATCACGTCCTCTGCACCATCAATGGTTGTTTCCAAAAGAGGTGAGTAGATAGCTTTGCGAGCAGCTTCGATAACGCGTTCTTCACCGCTACCAACACCAATTCCCATCAGAGCATTACCCTTGTCTGCCATAACTGTTTTCACGTCGGCAAAGTCAAGGTTAATCAGTCCTGGGCTGGTAATTAAGTCGGTAATCCCTTGGACACCTTGGCGAAGAACATTATCTGCTTCACTAAGAGCTTCAAGGAGCGGAGTCTTCTTATCTACAATTTCAAGCAAGTTGTTATTTGAGATAATCAAGAGTGTGTCTACATGCTCGCGAAGTTCGTTGATTCCTTCTACTGCAAATGTTCCACGCTTACTTCCTTCAAAACCGAAAGGACGTGTAACTACAGCAACAGTCAGAGCACCAACATTTTTTGCGATACGAGCAATCACTGGAGCAGCACCTGTCCCAGATCCACCACCCATACCAGCAGTGATGAAGACCATATCTGCTCCTTGCAGAGCTTCGGTCAGGACTTCTTCGCTTTCTTCAGCAGCCTTACGACCTACTTCAGGCTGACCTCCGGCACCAAGTCCGCGAGTCAGCTTAGGACCGAGCTGAATAACTGTTTCAGCTTTGGCACTGCTAAGAGCTTGAACATCTGTATTTGCTGCGATGAATTCAACACCAGCAACACCTTCATCAATCATTCGGTTGATGGCGTTACCGCCACCTCCACCGACACCAATAACTTTAATTACTGCGCCTTGTGCAGCAGCAGCGTCAAATGAAAATGTCATATTCTCTGTATTCTCCTTAATCAAACATTTTGCCAATTAGGTTGCGCATCCGATCTGTAATACCAGTTTTTGGTTCTTGATTTGGCACATCAGCACTGGCAACTGGAACTTCTTGGACCGGCTCCTCAGGAATCTCATCAGCTGGTTGAGGTTCAAAGCGTGGTACTGACTGAGCAGGACGCTCAAAGGATACAGGTCGATGGCGCAGTTGCTCATCACCATGAACAGCAACCTGAGCTAGCATATCCACATCTGTTAAGTTTCCAGCATACTCTGACAAACTGATAACATGTGCAAAGGCTGGATTGCGAATGCCGATTTGATTTGGCACATAAAGCTTGACATTCACGCCAAACACTTCCTGAGCCAGCTCAACCACTCCTGGAAGAATAGCTGCTCCACCAATAATCACAATGCCGCCTGGCAACTCGAGGAGATGCCTTCTATCCAAATCGCGTTTGATTTGCTCAAAAATATGTTGGATACGAGCAGAAATAATTTCAGCCAGATACTTTTCAGTTACTTCAACCGGCTCAATCTCTCCAATCACTTCTACTTGGAAGGACTCTGTACCAGCTTCAGGAACATAAGCAGATCCATAGTTAAACTTGAGACTTTCAGCCAACTTTTGCGAAGTCTTCAAAACCTTGGAGATGTCCTTGGTTACGTAGTCGCCGCCTTCTTGGTATATATTCGTATATTGAAGTTCTTGACCTCTAACAGAAGCCACTGTAGTTTGGCCGCCGCCCATATCAATAACAGTTGCGCCAAACTCACGTTCCCCTTCGTTCAAAATTGACTTAGTCATTGCCAATGGGGAGATAATAACGTTCTCAAGCTGAACTCCCGCGCGCTCCACTGTCTTGCGGAGGTTGTGGAGAATAGTCCGTGGTCCAGTGTAGAGAAGTCCACGCATTTCTAAGCGAATCCCCATCATACCACGTGGGTCACGAATTCCTTGGAAACCATCCACTACAAACTCTTCTGGGATGAAAGTAATCACTTCGCGGTCAGGAGTCATACTCTTAGTCAGAGCAGATCTAACAACATTCTCTACATCTGTATCTGTGATTTCCTTAGAATCACTAGTCACAGGAATCATACCCTGAGTAGGCTCAATCTGTAAGAGATTAGCCGGAAGTCCGACATTAACTAAACCAATTGAAATGCCTGCCTTTTCTTCTGCTTGAGAAATAGCTGTCTTAATGGCAGCAGCAGCAGC encodes the following:
- the ftsA gene encoding cell division protein FtsA — translated: MARDGFFTGLDIGTSSIKVLVAEHINDEMNVIGVSNAKSAGVKDGIIVDIEAAAAAIKTAISQAEEKAGISIGLVNVGLPANLLQIEPTQGMIPVTSDSKEITDTDVENVVRSALTKSMTPDREVITFIPEEFVVDGFQGIRDPRGMMGIRLEMRGLLYTGPRTILHNLRKTVERAGVQLENVIISPLAMTKSILNEGEREFGATVIDMGGGQTTVASVRGQELQYTNIYQEGGDYVTKDISKVLKTSQKLAESLKFNYGSAYVPEAGTESFQVEVIGEIEPVEVTEKYLAEIISARIQHIFEQIKRDLDRRHLLELPGGIVIIGGAAILPGVVELAQEVFGVNVKLYVPNQIGIRNPAFAHVISLSEYAGNLTDVDMLAQVAVHGDEQLRHRPVSFERPAQSVPRFEPQPADEIPEEPVQEVPVASADVPNQEPKTGITDRMRNLIGKMFD
- a CDS encoding cell division protein SepF, with the protein product MSLKDRFDKFIDYFTEDGDETELQEKTVSRPAVPAKQKPELVQSKPVRESKPAPRPVAAAKPQPKPQPQQKSSTENITRLHARQQELAQHRANADEKITIDVRYPRRYEEATEIVDLLLANESILIDFQYMTEVQARRCLDYLDGARYVLAGNLKKVASTMYLLTPINVVVNVEDIRLPNDVEISEFDFDMKRSR
- a CDS encoding RNA-binding protein; protein product: MMKDLYQHFSHEDREFIDRSLELLQRVQDTYAFETTSFLNPHQVLILKNIGKQYDVQVFASTDFFPSELARVLVAPSYYQLNMDDFELSLLEISYASKFYKISHSQIMGTLLNQLGIERRTFGDILVVGDRAQLFVDKRLAQYFIDHVSKIAKMPVKLKEVSFAELLKEQKQAVTREILASSLRLDKLVASTFKLSRSQAAQLISGKHVKMNYAVNDNPSQQVGLEDLISVRRFGRFKVLRENGLSKNGKHKLTVELLASK
- a CDS encoding DivIVA domain-containing protein gives rise to the protein MTLTALEIKDKSFGTKFRGYDVEEVDEFLDIVVRDYEDLVRENHEKEAKIRNLEERLTYFDEMKDSLSQSVLIAQDTAERVKVAANERSTNIVRQAEQDAQHLLDGAKYKADEILRQAADNAKKVAIETEELKNKTRVFHQRLKSTIESQLSIVDSSEWEEILRPTATYLQTSDEAFKEVVSEVLGEEAVVREEEVDVTRQFSPEEMAELQERIEAANRELAATQAFSPLSDEDIEAHAAEENSEADHHDDDTNGEQKVPVNIL
- the ftsZ gene encoding cell division protein FtsZ gives rise to the protein MTFSFDAAAAQGAVIKVIGVGGGGGNAINRMIDEGVAGVEFIAANTDVQALSSAKAETVIQLGPKLTRGLGAGGQPEVGRKAAEESEEVLTEALQGADMVFITAGMGGGSGTGAAPVIARIAKNVGALTVAVVTRPFGFEGSKRGTFAVEGINELREHVDTLLIISNNNLLEIVDKKTPLLEALSEADNVLRQGVQGITDLITSPGLINLDFADVKTVMADKGNALMGIGVGSGEERVIEAARKAIYSPLLETTIDGAEDVIVNVTGGLDMTLIEAEEASEIVNQAAGHGVNIWLGTAIDESMKDEIRVTVVATGVRQDKVEKVSGIRQTQQPTGPSRPQQVEPNREVRSGQFERNFDMTETVDIPAPSRQRTDTPKGSAFGDWDLRREAIVRQAEPSSSARVERYAETNEDDDELETPPFFRNR
- a CDS encoding YggT family protein, yielding MLYFVIRAISNLFDLYSIALIVYALLSWFPGAYQTKFGEFLTRIVEPYLKLFRRLPLQFAGLDFTVWVAILALNLLNRVVFYLISVLLMLL
- a CDS encoding YggS family pyridoxal phosphate-dependent enzyme, producing MNLQNNKELVFQSVAQAAEQAQRLNDSVNIIAVTKYVDCETTQELVRTGIQHIGENRVDKFLEKYRALKDENLTWHLIGSLQRRKVKDVINYVDYFHALDSVKLAKEIDKRAQHVIKCFLQVNISKEESKHGFLVEDLELVLPELEKLENIQIVGLMTMAPFEASHEELNQIFEKAQQLQKELKKKQLNNMPFSELSMGMSRDYPEAIAHGSTYVRIGTAFFK